One region of Phycisphaerales bacterium genomic DNA includes:
- a CDS encoding ABC transporter permease — protein sequence MWKMLQVAKREFVATVLTKAFLIGVFILPVVLTATIPIAGLLVSSKSPDVNGTVAIIDLSGDAERGGEAAKAVMELLSPEAIAAQQKRQKADDAKVIRETVADKMGSAQADQVDEALKLTGDAKVPDIKPEQLPATTDLEQAKQPLMSGTTFDGSRLALVVIEKNAIRRGEGEKAFGGYQLYVKPKLDSRAQRLITDQVGKAIVQTRLKVNGEDPEQVLAMTSLQRPKALAVTKTGEKSSGELQQYLLPMGFMMLLWVSVFTSGQFLMTSTIEEKSNRIMEVLLSAVSPMQLMTGKIVGQMGAGLLIMTVYSGFGIASLLLFNRGDLLEGASFGFLVAFFFIAFFTIAAMMAAVGSAVTDIHEAQALMMPIMLVVMIPMLLMMPIISAPSGMMATVMSFVPPISPFVMVLRMSSSQPPPQWQLFVALGIGVVTVYVALKIAAKVFRVGVLMYGKPPNLATLVKWVRMA from the coding sequence ATGTGGAAGATGCTCCAGGTCGCAAAGCGTGAGTTTGTCGCGACCGTCCTGACCAAGGCGTTCCTGATCGGCGTGTTCATCCTGCCGGTCGTGCTCACGGCGACGATCCCGATCGCGGGGCTGCTGGTGTCCAGCAAGAGCCCGGACGTGAACGGGACGGTGGCGATCATCGACCTGTCGGGGGACGCTGAGCGGGGCGGGGAGGCGGCGAAGGCGGTGATGGAGCTGCTGAGCCCCGAGGCGATCGCGGCGCAGCAGAAGCGGCAGAAGGCGGACGACGCCAAGGTGATCCGCGAGACGGTCGCGGACAAGATGGGCTCGGCGCAGGCCGATCAGGTGGACGAGGCCCTGAAGCTCACGGGCGACGCGAAGGTGCCCGACATCAAGCCCGAGCAGCTGCCGGCGACGACGGACCTGGAGCAGGCCAAGCAGCCGCTGATGAGCGGGACGACCTTCGACGGCTCGCGGCTGGCGCTGGTGGTGATCGAGAAGAACGCGATCCGGCGGGGCGAGGGCGAGAAGGCCTTCGGCGGCTACCAGCTGTACGTGAAGCCCAAGCTGGACTCGCGGGCGCAGCGGCTGATCACCGACCAGGTGGGCAAGGCCATCGTGCAGACGCGCCTCAAGGTGAACGGCGAGGACCCCGAGCAGGTGCTGGCGATGACCAGCCTCCAGCGGCCCAAGGCGTTGGCGGTGACCAAAACCGGCGAGAAGTCCAGCGGCGAGCTGCAGCAGTACCTGCTGCCGATGGGCTTCATGATGCTGCTGTGGGTGTCGGTGTTCACCAGCGGGCAGTTCCTGATGACCTCGACCATCGAGGAGAAGAGCAACCGCATCATGGAGGTGCTGCTGAGCGCGGTGTCGCCCATGCAGCTGATGACCGGGAAAATCGTGGGGCAGATGGGGGCGGGGCTGCTGATCATGACGGTGTACTCGGGCTTCGGGATCGCCTCGCTGCTGCTGTTCAACCGCGGCGACCTGCTGGAGGGGGCGAGCTTCGGGTTCCTGGTGGCGTTCTTCTTCATCGCGTTCTTCACGATCGCGGCGATGATGGCGGCGGTGGGGTCGGCGGTGACGGACATCCACGAGGCCCAGGCCCTGATGATGCCCATTATGCTGGTGGTGATGATCCCGATGCTGCTGATGATGCCGATCATCTCGGCGCCCTCGGGGATGATGGCGACGGTCATGAGCTTTGTCCCGCCCATCAGCCCCTTCGTGATGGTGCTGCGGATGAGCAGCAGCCAGCCGCCGCCGCAGTGGCAGCTGTTCGTGGCCCTTGGGATCGGCGTGGTGACGGTGTACGTCGCCCTCAAGATCGCGGCCAAGGTGTTCCGCGTGGGCGTGCTGATGTACGGCAAACCGCCGAACCTGGCGACGCTGGTGAAGTGGGTGCGGATGGCGTGA
- a CDS encoding ATP-binding cassette domain-containing protein produces MPAHAIELKGVRKTFGPMVAVHDLDLVIEDGSLHGFIGPNGAGKTTTIRMIMSILFPDRGDISVLGKRSAIESKDRIGYLPEERGIYKKMKVGPFLKYMAGLKGVPSDGMEKKVRAWLERVGLEGTYRKRCEELSKGMQQKVQFIAAIIHDPDLIILDEPFSGLDPVNSRMLRALIDEQHQQGKTIIFSTHQMSQAEALCDRVVMIHHGHKVLDNTPSRIHSRFDPRSVALEPVRPLSASDLARIEAVPQVESVKQVGRQWQVHARDRVDVAALIPVLAGLVPVRKVELIRPSLEDIFISIVQTSNNPAEHAALLASLHPEGAGAPGEETVAPAAAALVTASGSSGDQGGD; encoded by the coding sequence GTGCCAGCACATGCGATCGAGCTGAAGGGCGTGCGGAAGACTTTCGGGCCCATGGTGGCCGTGCACGACCTGGACCTGGTGATCGAGGATGGGAGCCTGCACGGGTTCATCGGGCCCAATGGGGCGGGCAAGACGACGACGATCCGCATGATCATGTCGATCCTGTTCCCTGACCGCGGGGACATCTCCGTGCTGGGCAAGCGCTCGGCGATCGAGAGCAAGGACCGCATCGGCTACCTGCCCGAAGAGCGCGGCATCTACAAGAAGATGAAGGTGGGGCCGTTCCTCAAGTACATGGCTGGCCTGAAGGGCGTGCCCAGCGACGGCATGGAGAAGAAGGTGCGGGCGTGGCTGGAGCGGGTGGGCCTGGAGGGGACGTACCGCAAGCGGTGCGAAGAGCTGTCCAAGGGCATGCAGCAGAAGGTGCAGTTCATCGCCGCGATCATCCATGACCCGGACCTGATCATTCTTGATGAGCCGTTCAGCGGGCTTGATCCCGTGAACTCGCGGATGCTGCGGGCGCTGATCGACGAGCAGCACCAGCAGGGCAAGACGATCATCTTTTCGACGCACCAGATGTCGCAGGCCGAGGCGCTGTGCGACCGCGTGGTGATGATCCATCACGGGCACAAGGTGCTGGACAACACGCCGTCGCGGATCCACTCGCGGTTCGACCCGCGGAGCGTGGCGCTGGAGCCGGTGCGGCCGCTGTCGGCGAGCGACCTGGCGCGGATCGAGGCGGTGCCGCAGGTGGAGAGCGTGAAGCAAGTGGGCCGGCAGTGGCAGGTGCACGCGCGGGATCGCGTGGATGTCGCGGCGTTGATCCCGGTGCTGGCGGGGCTGGTGCCGGTGCGGAAGGTGGAGCTGATCCGCCCCAGCCTGGAGGACATCTTCATTTCCATCGTGCAGACGAGCAACAACCCGGCCGAGCACGCGGCCTTGCTGGCGAGCCTGCACCCCGAGGGCGCGGGGGCGCCGGGCGAGGAGACGGTGGCGCCGGCCGCGGCGGCGCTGGTGACCGCTAGCGGCAGCAGCGGCGACCAGGGGGGTGACTGA
- a CDS encoding SDR family oxidoreductase produces the protein MDLSLTGKRALVGGSSQGIGKAAAIELAALGASVTLLARDEGRLREALATLPRPDKAQQHAIMVADFSDPASLKAALAEDSAFHILINNTGGPKGGPAHAAAPEDYEAAFRMHVVCGQLLVQALLPTMKAARFGRIVNIISTSVKAPIPDLGVSNTIRAAVANWAKTLAGELGPHGITVNNVLPGFTETARLSQLFTGKAEKQGRTLDAVREEAIATIPARRLGRPEEVAAAVAFLCTPAAAYINGINVPVDGGRTPSL, from the coding sequence ATGGACCTTTCTCTCACCGGCAAACGGGCCCTCGTCGGCGGCAGCTCCCAGGGCATTGGCAAGGCCGCGGCCATCGAACTGGCGGCGCTGGGCGCCTCGGTCACGCTGCTCGCCCGCGACGAGGGCCGCCTGCGCGAGGCCCTCGCGACGCTCCCGCGCCCCGACAAGGCCCAGCAGCACGCCATCATGGTCGCCGACTTCAGCGACCCCGCGAGCCTGAAGGCCGCGCTCGCCGAGGACTCCGCCTTCCACATCCTGATCAACAACACCGGCGGCCCCAAGGGCGGCCCCGCCCACGCCGCGGCCCCCGAGGACTATGAGGCCGCGTTCCGCATGCACGTGGTGTGCGGGCAGCTGCTGGTGCAGGCCCTGCTGCCGACCATGAAGGCCGCGAGGTTCGGCCGCATCGTCAACATCATCTCGACCAGCGTGAAGGCCCCCATCCCGGACCTGGGCGTTTCCAACACCATCCGCGCCGCCGTCGCCAACTGGGCCAAGACCCTCGCGGGCGAGCTCGGCCCCCACGGCATCACCGTCAACAACGTGCTCCCCGGCTTCACCGAGACCGCCCGCCTCTCGCAGCTCTTTACCGGCAAGGCCGAGAAGCAGGGCCGCACCCTCGACGCCGTGCGCGAGGAGGCGATCGCCACCATCCCCGCCCGCCGCCTGGGCCGCCCCGAGGAGGTCGCCGCCGCCGTCGCGTTCCTCTGCACCCCCGCGGCCGCGTACATCAACGGCATCAATGTGCCCGTGGATGGCGGGCGCACGCCGAGCCTGTAA
- a CDS encoding aldehyde dehydrogenase gives MPTTLSNFINGQHVPPRSGQYLDNFEPATGEVYGKVPDSDGTDVGAAVAAAKAAFPAWAATPAEHRSKVLLKIADLIDANLESLARAESIDTGKPLTLARSVDIPRAAANFRFFATAILHSESSFHETGARDSEAINYTLRKPRGVAGLISPWNLPLYLFTWKVAPALATGNTAVGKPSEVTPVTAAMLGDICNEAGLPPGVLNIVHGGGRKAGGALVTHPDVPTISFTGSTAVGQWIAEHAGPMFKRLSLELGGKNPNLIFADADLDLAARTAARAAFTNQGQICLCGSRVFVERSAYQQVVDRMVAEAKALRIGDPLEAETQFGALTSAAHRDKVASYIDLARTEGGKVLCGGNAIAGRTDRTRGGYFFEPTVIAGLDCKCRTQQEEIFGPVVTVTAFDTEAEALAMANSTPYGLAAMIWTRDLSRAHRVAAQLESGIIWVNCWMLRDLRTPFGGFKQSGVGREGGWDALKFFTEPKNVCVKL, from the coding sequence ATGCCCACCACCCTCTCCAACTTCATCAACGGCCAGCACGTCCCCCCGCGCAGCGGCCAGTACCTCGACAACTTCGAGCCCGCCACCGGCGAGGTCTACGGCAAGGTCCCCGACTCCGACGGCACCGACGTCGGCGCGGCCGTCGCCGCTGCCAAGGCCGCGTTCCCCGCATGGGCCGCGACGCCCGCGGAGCACCGCTCCAAGGTGCTGCTCAAGATCGCCGACCTGATCGATGCGAACCTCGAATCGCTCGCCCGTGCGGAGTCCATCGACACCGGCAAGCCGCTCACGCTCGCCCGCAGCGTGGACATCCCCCGCGCCGCGGCCAACTTCCGCTTCTTCGCCACCGCGATCCTCCACAGTGAGTCCAGCTTCCACGAGACCGGTGCGAGGGATAGCGAGGCGATTAACTACACGCTCCGCAAACCCCGCGGCGTCGCCGGCCTCATCTCACCCTGGAACCTGCCGCTCTACCTCTTCACGTGGAAGGTGGCCCCCGCCCTCGCGACCGGCAACACCGCCGTGGGCAAGCCCAGCGAGGTCACGCCCGTGACCGCCGCGATGCTCGGCGACATCTGCAACGAGGCGGGCCTGCCCCCCGGCGTGCTCAACATCGTGCACGGCGGCGGACGCAAGGCCGGCGGCGCCCTCGTCACGCACCCCGACGTGCCCACGATCTCCTTCACCGGCTCCACGGCCGTGGGCCAGTGGATCGCCGAGCACGCGGGCCCGATGTTCAAGCGGCTCTCCCTCGAACTCGGCGGCAAGAACCCCAACCTCATCTTCGCCGACGCCGACCTTGACCTCGCGGCCAGGACAGCCGCCCGCGCCGCCTTCACCAACCAGGGGCAGATCTGCCTCTGCGGCTCGCGCGTGTTCGTCGAGCGCAGCGCCTACCAGCAGGTCGTGGACCGCATGGTCGCCGAGGCCAAGGCGCTCCGCATCGGCGACCCGCTCGAAGCCGAGACGCAGTTCGGCGCCCTGACCTCCGCCGCGCACCGCGACAAGGTCGCGAGCTACATCGACCTCGCCCGCACCGAGGGCGGCAAGGTGCTCTGCGGCGGCAACGCTATTGCAGGGAGAACCGATCGCACCAGAGGCGGCTACTTCTTCGAGCCCACCGTCATCGCGGGCCTCGACTGCAAGTGCCGCACACAGCAGGAAGAGATCTTCGGCCCCGTCGTCACCGTCACCGCGTTCGACACCGAGGCCGAAGCCCTCGCCATGGCCAACAGCACCCCCTACGGCCTGGCCGCGATGATCTGGACCAGGGACCTCTCCCGCGCCCACCGCGTGGCCGCGCAGCTGGAGAGCGGCATCATCTGGGTCAACTGCTGGATGCTCCGCGACCTCCGCACCCCCTTCGGCGGCTTCAAGCAGAGCGGCGTCGGCCGTGAGGGCGGCTGGGACGCGCTGAAGTTCTTTACTGAGCCGAAGAATGTGTGCGTGAAGCTGTGA
- a CDS encoding addiction module protein, whose amino-acid sequence MSPDPIFQQALSLSPEDRVRLIDQLIKSVVATPRCDELDQKQKAELLRRLAEDDADPDSALPWDEVLKQLKRPA is encoded by the coding sequence ATGAGCCCGGACCCCATCTTCCAGCAGGCACTCTCGCTCAGTCCTGAGGATCGAGTGCGCCTCATTGATCAGCTGATCAAGAGCGTTGTCGCGACTCCTCGGTGCGACGAACTCGACCAGAAACAGAAAGCCGAACTACTCCGTCGGCTCGCAGAGGATGATGCCGATCCGGATTCGGCGCTCCCGTGGGACGAGGTGTTGAAACAGTTGAAGCGTCCGGCATGA
- a CDS encoding type II toxin-antitoxin system RelE/ParE family toxin — MKRRLTVRRQARADIQAAMAWYESELPGLGDLFLSRVEERMRVLAETPRLYPQVLESIRRAPVSRFPYGIYYRERPDRITVLAVFHFKQSPDRLRERE, encoded by the coding sequence ATGAAGCGCAGGCTGACAGTTCGCAGGCAAGCCCGTGCGGACATTCAAGCAGCGATGGCTTGGTATGAATCAGAGCTACCGGGACTGGGGGACCTGTTCCTAAGCCGAGTCGAGGAGCGAATGCGTGTGCTCGCCGAGACGCCGCGCCTGTACCCGCAGGTACTCGAATCGATCCGCCGCGCGCCCGTCAGTCGGTTCCCCTATGGAATCTACTATCGCGAGCGACCGGACCGGATCACTGTCCTTGCGGTCTTCCACTTCAAACAGTCCCCCGATCGCCTGCGAGAGCGGGAATAG
- a CDS encoding RidA family protein: MDQSINSTRAPEPVGAYPHARRVGNLLFLSGQGPRRRGDKNIPGVTLGPDGRVQTYDIEAQVRACFENIRAVLEEAGSSWDKIVDMHVFLTDMQRDFATYNRIYAEYFPPGPNQPTRTTVEVGALPTAGNAPINFECKVIATI; the protein is encoded by the coding sequence ATGGACCAGAGCATCAACTCCACCCGCGCCCCCGAGCCCGTTGGCGCCTACCCCCACGCCCGCCGGGTCGGCAACCTCCTCTTCCTCTCCGGCCAGGGCCCGCGCCGGCGGGGCGACAAGAACATCCCAGGTGTGACGCTCGGCCCCGACGGCCGGGTGCAGACCTACGACATCGAGGCCCAGGTCCGCGCCTGCTTCGAGAACATCCGCGCGGTCCTGGAGGAGGCGGGCTCGTCCTGGGACAAGATCGTGGACATGCACGTCTTCCTCACCGACATGCAGCGCGACTTCGCCACCTACAACCGCATCTACGCCGAGTACTTCCCCCCCGGCCCCAACCAGCCCACGCGCACGACGGTCGAGGTCGGCGCCCTCCCCACCGCCGGCAACGCCCCGATCAACTTCGAGTGCAAGGTGATCGCGACCATCTGA